From Desmodus rotundus isolate HL8 chromosome 10, HLdesRot8A.1, whole genome shotgun sequence, one genomic window encodes:
- the PTPN7 gene encoding tyrosine-protein phosphatase non-receptor type 7 isoform X1, producing the protein MVQACGGRSRAQPLAWSLGVAMTQPPPAKAPAKKHVRLQERRGSSVALVLDVRSLGAVEPICTVNTPREVTLHFLRTASHPLTCWALQHQPPSPQQLEEEFLIPPNFVNPEDLDIPGHASKDRYKTILPNPQSRVCLGRARSREDGDYINANYIRGYDGQEKAYIATQGPMPNTVWDFWEMVWQEGASLIVMLTQLRESKEKCVHYWPTDEDTYGPFRIRVQEERELPEYSVRQLTIQHQEKCRSVRHVLFSAWPDHQTPESAGPLLRLVAEVEDSLETAASTGPIVVHCSAGIGRTGCFIATRIGCQQLKARGEVDILGIVCQLRLDRGGMIQTAEQYQFLHHTLALYASQLPAEPSP; encoded by the exons ATGGTCCAGGCCTGTGGGGGGCGCTCCAGAGCACAGCCGTTGGCCTGGTCTTTGGGGGTAGCCATGACCCAGCCTCCACCCGCCAAAGCGCCGGCCAAGAAGCACGTGCGGCTGCAGGAAAG GCGGGGCTCCAGTGTGGCGCTGGTGCTGGACGTTCGGTCCCTGGGTGCCGTGGAGCCCATCTGCACAGTGAACACACCGCGGGAGGTCACCCTGCACTTCCTGCGCACCGCCAGCCACCCCCTCACCTGCTGGGCCCTGCAGcaccagccccccagcccccagcagctggaggaggagttCTTG ATCCCCCCAAACTTTGTCAACCCTGAAGACCTGGACATCCCTGGCCACGCCTCCAAGGACCGGTACAAGACCATCCTGCCCA ACCCGCAGAGCCGCGTCTGTCTTGGCCGGGCCCGGAGCCGGGAGGACGGAGACTACATCAATGCCAACTACATCCGC GGCTACGACGGGCAGGAGAAGGCTTACATCGCCACTCAGGGCCCCATGCCCAACACCGTGTGGGACTTCTGGGAGATGGTGTGGCAGGAAGGCGCCTCGCTCATCGTCATGCTCACTCAGCTCCGAGAGAGCAAGGAG AAATGTGTCCACTACTGGCCCACAGATGAGGACACGTACGGGCCTTTCCGGATCCGCgtccaggaggagagagagctccCGGAATACTCCGTGCGGCAGCTCACCATCCAG CACCAGGAGAAGTGCCGGTCCGTGAGGCATGTCCTCTTCTCGGCCTGGCCCGACCACCAGACCCCAGAGTCGGCTGGGCCGCTGCTGCGCCTGGTGGCCGAAGTGGAAGACAGCCTGGAGACAGCGGCCAGCACGGGCCCCATCGTGGTCCACTGCAG CGCAGGGATTGGCCGGACCGGCTGCTTCATCGCCACCCGGATAGGCTGCCAACAGCTGAAGGCCCGAGGGGAAGTGGACATCCTGGGCATCGTGTGCCAACTGCGGCTGGACAG GGGGGGCATGATCCAGACGGCGGAGCAGTACCAGTTCCTGCACCACACCCTGGCCCTGTACGCCTCCCAGCTGCCGGCGGAGCCCAGCCCCTGA
- the PTPN7 gene encoding tyrosine-protein phosphatase non-receptor type 7 isoform X2 produces the protein MVQACGGRSRAQPLAWSLGVAMTQPPPAKAPAKKHVRLQERRGSSVALVLDVRSLGAVEPICTVNTPREVTLHFLRTASHPLTCWALQHQPPSPQQLEEEFLKIPPNFVNPEDLDIPGHASKDRYKTILPNPQSRVCLGRARSREDGDYINANYIRGYDGQEKAYIATQGPMPNTVWDFWEMVWQEGASLIVMLTQLRESKEKCVHYWPTDEDTYGPFRIRVQEERELPEYSVRQLTIQHQEKCRSVRHVLFSAWPDHQTPESAGPLLRLVAEVEDSLETAASTGPIVVHCSAGIGRTGCFIATRIGCQQLKARGEVDILGIVCQLRLDRGGMIQTAEQYQFLHHTLALYASQLPAEPSP, from the exons ATGGTCCAGGCCTGTGGGGGGCGCTCCAGAGCACAGCCGTTGGCCTGGTCTTTGGGGGTAGCCATGACCCAGCCTCCACCCGCCAAAGCGCCGGCCAAGAAGCACGTGCGGCTGCAGGAAAG GCGGGGCTCCAGTGTGGCGCTGGTGCTGGACGTTCGGTCCCTGGGTGCCGTGGAGCCCATCTGCACAGTGAACACACCGCGGGAGGTCACCCTGCACTTCCTGCGCACCGCCAGCCACCCCCTCACCTGCTGGGCCCTGCAGcaccagccccccagcccccagcagctggaggaggagttCTTG AAGATCCCCCCAAACTTTGTCAACCCTGAAGACCTGGACATCCCTGGCCACGCCTCCAAGGACCGGTACAAGACCATCCTGCCCA ACCCGCAGAGCCGCGTCTGTCTTGGCCGGGCCCGGAGCCGGGAGGACGGAGACTACATCAATGCCAACTACATCCGC GGCTACGACGGGCAGGAGAAGGCTTACATCGCCACTCAGGGCCCCATGCCCAACACCGTGTGGGACTTCTGGGAGATGGTGTGGCAGGAAGGCGCCTCGCTCATCGTCATGCTCACTCAGCTCCGAGAGAGCAAGGAG AAATGTGTCCACTACTGGCCCACAGATGAGGACACGTACGGGCCTTTCCGGATCCGCgtccaggaggagagagagctccCGGAATACTCCGTGCGGCAGCTCACCATCCAG CACCAGGAGAAGTGCCGGTCCGTGAGGCATGTCCTCTTCTCGGCCTGGCCCGACCACCAGACCCCAGAGTCGGCTGGGCCGCTGCTGCGCCTGGTGGCCGAAGTGGAAGACAGCCTGGAGACAGCGGCCAGCACGGGCCCCATCGTGGTCCACTGCAG CGCAGGGATTGGCCGGACCGGCTGCTTCATCGCCACCCGGATAGGCTGCCAACAGCTGAAGGCCCGAGGGGAAGTGGACATCCTGGGCATCGTGTGCCAACTGCGGCTGGACAG GGGGGGCATGATCCAGACGGCGGAGCAGTACCAGTTCCTGCACCACACCCTGGCCCTGTACGCCTCCCAGCTGCCGGCGGAGCCCAGCCCCTGA